In Daucus carota subsp. sativus chromosome 4, DH1 v3.0, whole genome shotgun sequence, one DNA window encodes the following:
- the LOC108217959 gene encoding uncharacterized protein LOC108217959 encodes MDTELVKQGNENSRSSVPDSSVIIDVKAEAGTEIANSTTRKDLYKNDECRSSQSLEGRSREEGEKMSSGSSKSSSGESSKGDELKMCRICHLANWENSNSEILIQLGCECKNELGSSHLSCAQTWFKLKGNRLCEICGKNALNVSGVEETYANANNANNTNVILVVEWDEMGRFRSTTATATRGSPVIQDRERCHRHCRNVVLACLVLAFIVPWLFRIDLFG; translated from the exons aTGGATACGGAGCTGGTGAAACAAGGCAATGAGAATTCGAGATCATCCGTGCCCGATTCCTCGGTGATTATTGATGTTAAAGCTGAAGCTGGAACAGAGATTGCTAATTCAACAACCAGGAAAGACTTGTACAAGAATGATGAGTGTCGGAGTTCACAAAGTTTAGAAGGGCGCAGCAGAGAGGAAGGTGAGAAGATGAGCAGTGGTAGCAGCAAAAGTAGTAGCGGTGAGAGTTCGAAAGGAGATGAATTGAAGATGTGCCGAATTTGCCATTTGGCTAATTGGGAGAACAGTAATTCAGAAATATTGATACAGCTTGGCTGTGAGTGTAAAAATGAACTTGGCTCTTCTCATCTCTCTTGTGCTCAGACTTGGTTTAAACTCAAAGGCAATAG ATTGTGTGAGATATGCGGAAAGAATGCCCTGAACGTAAGTGGAGTGGAGGAGACATATGCAAATGCTAACAATGCTAACAATACAAATGTAATATTAGTGGTGGAGTGGGACGAGATGGGGAGGTTCAGGAGCACTACAGCCACTGCGACAAGAGGGAGTCCAGTTATTCAGGACCGGGAGCGTTGTCACCGCCACTGCCGTAACGTTGTGCTCGCCTGTTTGGTTCTTGCCTTTATAGTGCCTTGGCTCTTTCGCATCGACTTGTTTGGATGA